The following proteins come from a genomic window of Rutidosis leptorrhynchoides isolate AG116_Rl617_1_P2 chromosome 10, CSIRO_AGI_Rlap_v1, whole genome shotgun sequence:
- the LOC139872372 gene encoding voltage-dependent chloride channel 1, chloroplastic-like, giving the protein MTTPKSPFQSLPSSSSFSSQSKIPLKNSLNFPSKFTCSQNPNHQSPPKSITLISILRSIPDWADGIKERRMKQNRPLYKHEDWVRHRSSLRHIRHLLSSLSSRVILSLVPPVIAFTSVAAFVASYNTAVLWHLLPEIFPVLRASSLPYQLTAPALALLLVFRTEASYSRFEEGRKAWSKVISGTNDFARQVIVSVDNDSCLKASILKYIMAFPVALKCHLKYESDIGRDLEYLLDEDDLEVVLRSNHRPRCIIQFISQSMQLLDLEEPKRTVLESKVFCFHEGIGVCEQIMGIPIPLSYTRLTSRFLVLWHLTLPIILWDDCNWIVVPATFVSAASLFCIEEVGVLIEEPFQMLALDELCIRVYDHVHEAIKSEKKIREILMMKNQAASRNSSPNGHPTVGGEPNNLTSHPCDN; this is encoded by the exons ATGACAACCCCCAAATCCCCATTTCAATCtctaccatcatcatcttcattctcttCGCAATCCAAAATTCCCCTAAAAAATTCCCTCAATTTTCCCTCCAAATTCACATGTTCCCAAAACCCtaaccaccaatcaccaccaaAATCCATAACTCTAATCTCAATTCTCCGATCAATCCCCGATTGGGCTGATGGAATCAAAGAACGGCGCATGAAACAAAACCGTCCTCTCTATAAACACGAAGATTGGGTTCGACACCGTAGCTCATTAAGACACATTAGACATTTGTTATCTAGTCTCAGTTCTAGGGTTATTTTATCATTAGTACCACCAGTGATCGCGTTTACATCGGTTGCTGCGTTTGTAGCGAGTTACAACACAGCCGTGTTATGGCATTTGTTACCGGAGATATTTCCGGTATTAAGAGCTTCGTCGTTGCCGTACCAATTAACGGCTCCGGCATTGGCGTTGTTGTTAGTTTTTAGAACGGAAGCTTCGTATTCAAGGTTTGAGGAAGGGAGGAAGGCTTGGAGTAAAGTGATTTCAGGGACAAATGATTTTGCAAGACAAGTGATTGTTAGTGTGGATAATGATTCGTGTTTGAAGGCTTCAATTTTGAAGTATATTATGGCCTTTCCGGTTGCTCTTAAG TGCCATTTGAAATACGAATCTGATATAGGAAGAGACCTTGAATATCTACTCGATGAAGATGATCTAGAAGTAGTACTCAGATCAAATCATCGTCCACGTTGCATCATCCAATTCATCTCTCAAAGCATGCAGCTGCTTGATTTGGAGGAACCAAAGCGGACTGTGTTG GAATCGAAAGTTTTTTGTTTCCATGAAGGTATTGGTGTATGTGAACAAATTATGGGCATTCCTATACCTCTTTCGTACACGCGTTTGACGTCAAGGTTTCTCGTTCTGTGGCATCTTACGCTTCCAATCATATTATGGGATGATTGCAATTGGATTGTGGTTCCTGCTACGTTTGTCAGCGCCGCTTCTTTATTCTGCATTGAAGAG GTGGGAGTTCTGATTGAAGAGCCATTTCAGATGCTTGCTCTAGATGAGCTCTGCATACGAGTTTATGATCATGTACACGAGGCAATAAAAAGTGAGAAAAAAATTCGAGAAATTTTGATGATGAAAAATCAGGCTGCATCCCGGAACTCATCACCAAATGGGCACCCTACAGTTGGAGGTGAACCAAACAATCTAACCAGTCATCCTTGCGATAACTAG